The following are encoded together in the Chaetodon auriga isolate fChaAug3 chromosome 6, fChaAug3.hap1, whole genome shotgun sequence genome:
- the exosc6 gene encoding exosome complex component MTR3: protein MPTDTKRVRGPEVSQSPSLYLCKPAEVLPSHGPRADGRKRDQVDVRPVFVRCGLVSQAKGSAYIEAGHTKLMCCVYGPRETERKDETDMKCGRLTTDMRFAPFSCPERGSWIQGSQDKDLSLMLHESLQPAVRLHKYPRSQIEINVMVLENSGSVLAHAITCASLALADAGIEMYDLVLGCSIRQDGSSYVVDPSYMEENHCSSVSSENQGGLTVAFLPSLNQISGLQSDGEMTEETLTAGIRTCIEGCYKLYPVIQQALARAVRRAAPPPSES, encoded by the exons ATGCCGACTGATACCAAACGTGTACGCGGCCCAGAAGTATCCCAAAGCCCGTCTTTGTATTTGTGCAAACCGGCGGAGGTTCTTCCCTCGCACGGCCCCAGAGCGGACGGTCGAAAGCGGGATCAAGTGGACGTCCGGCCTGTTTTTGTCCGGTGCGGGCTGGTGAGCCAGGCGAAAGGGTCCGCATACATTGAGGCTGGACACACCAAGTTGATGTGCTGCGTTTATGGCCCCAGAGAAACAGAGCGGAAAGATGAGACCGATATGAAATGTGGAAG GTTGACTACTGACATGCgttttgctccattttcctGCCCGGAGAGGGGCTCCTGGATTCAGGGCAGCCAGGACAAGGATCTTTCTCTGATGCTGCACGAGAGTCTGCAGCCAGCCGTGCGCCTCCACAAATATCCCCGCTCTCAGATCGAGATTAATGTGATGGTTCTTGAGAACAGCGGTTCAGTTCTGGCTCATGCCATCACATGCGCTTCTCTCGCTCTCGCAGATGCAGGGATTGAAATGTATGACCTGGTGCTTGGTTGTTCCATCCGTCAGGATGGCAGCTCTTATGTGGTTGACCCCTCTTACATGGAGGAAAAccactgcagctcagtcagCAGTGAGAACCAAGGCGGTCTCACTGTTGCATTCCTCCCCAGCCTCAACCAGATTTCTGGGCTCCAGTCAGATGGAGAAATGACTGAAGAGACTCTGACAGCTGGGATCCGGACCTGCATTGAGGGATGCTATAAACTGTACCCGGTCATCCAACAAGCCCTGGCCAGGGCTGTGCGCCGGGCTGCTCCACCACcatcagagagctga
- the LOC143322465 gene encoding alanine--tRNA ligase, cytoplasmic-like, with protein MDSSLSAAQIREKFIDFFRRHEHKYVHSSSTIPLDDPTLLFANAGMNQFKPIFLNTIDPSHPMARLKRAANTQKCIRAGGKHNDLDDVGKDVYHHTFFEMLGSWSFGDYFKHLACEMALELLTLEFGISKDRLYVTYFGGNAVAGLEPDLECKQIWIDLGLDEARILPGSMKDNFWEMGDTGPCGPCSEIHYDRIGGRDASHLVNMDDPNVLEIWNLVFIQFNRESETELKPLPKKSIDTGMGLERLVSVLQNKMSNYDTDLFIPYFEAIQKGTGARPYTGKVGADDADGIDMAYRVLADHARTITIALSDGGRPDNTGRGYVLRRILRRAVRYSHEKLGAQRGFFASLVDVVVDSLGDAFPELRKDPEMVKDIINEEEGQFLKTLSRGRRILDRKITSLGDCKTIPGDTAWLLYDTYGFPLDLTALIAEEKGMAVDRTAFEEEKKAAQLKSQGKGAGDEDHIMLDIYAIEELRNKNIPTTDDSPKYKYTADENGKYEFEQASATVLALRRDRAFCDEVTTGQECGVLLDQTSFYAEQGGQTFDEGYMLREDDSTGDRMEFTVKNTQVRGGYILHVGTVYGTLKVGDHVTLRVDEARRRPIMSNHTATHILNFALRGVLGEADQRGSLVAADRLRFDFTAKGALSTGEVRRTEEIACALIKEAKTVYAMEAPLAKAKAIQGLRAVFDETYPDPVRVVSIGIPVEDLLKDPDSAAGSLTSIEFCGGTHLQNSGHAAPFVIVSEEAIAKGIRRIVAVTGAEAQKAQRKADSLHQSLSALADKVKQQTAPNKDIQKEIADMTESIGTAVISQWWKDEMRETLKGLKKVMDDLDRTYKGDIQKRVLEKTSEVIEGSPNQPLLIMEMETGASAKALNESLKLLKSHSPQTAAMLFTVDPDAGKITCLCQVPQDVAKRGLKANEWVQELCPLLDGKGGGKDTSAQATGRNTKCLQEALEMANEFARLKLGEN; from the exons ATGGACTCTTCTTTGAGTGCAGCTCAAATCCGCGAGAAGTTCATTGACTTCTTCCGTCGCCATGAGCACAAGTATGTCCACTCATCATCCACCATCCCGCTGGATGACCCCACCCTCCTTTTTGCCAATGCTGGCATGAACCAG TTCAAGCCCATCTTTCTCAACACCATCGACCCGTCTCATCCTATGGCCAGGCTGAAGCGTGCCGCCAACACCCAAAAGTGTATTCGTGCAGGAGGCAAACACAACGACCTGGACGATGTGGGTAAAGATGTCTACCACCACACCTTCTTCGAGATGCTGGGGTCCTGGTCCTTTGGAGATTACTTTAAG cacctGGCCTGTGAGATGGCCCTGGAGCTGCTGACCCTGGAGTTTGGTATTTCCAAAGACCGTCTGTATGTCACCTACTTTGGGGGTAATGCCGTTGCAGGCCTGGAGCCCGATCTGGAGTGCAAACAGATATGGATCGACCTAGG GTTGGACGAGGCTCGCATCCTGCCAGGAAGCATGAAGGATAACTTCTGGGAGATGGGAGACACTGGTCCCTGCGGTCCGTGCAGCGAGATCCATTACGACCGCATTGGAGGAAGGGACGCCTCTCACCTGGTGAACATGGACGATCCCAATGTCCTGGAGATCTGGAACCTGGTGTTCATCCAGTTCAACAG AGAGTCTGAGACTGAGCTGAAGCCGCTGCCGAAGAAGAGCATTGACACAGGGATGGGTCTGGAGCGCCTGGTGTCCGTACTGCAGaacaaaatgtccaactatGACACAGACCTCTTCATCCCGTACTTCGAAGCCATCCAGAAG ggtACAGGTGCTCGACCTTACACCGGTAAAGTAGGTGCTGATGATGCTGACGGTATTGACATGGCCTACCGTGTGCTGGCTGACCACGCCCGCACCATCACCATTGCCCTATCAGACGGCGGTCGGCCTGACAACACAGGAAGAGG CTATGTGTTGAGGAGGATTCTGCGTCGTGCAGTTCGTTATTCCCATGAGAAGCTGGGAGCTCAGAGAGGCTTTTTTGCCTCTCTGGTGGATGTGGTGGTCGATTCGCTG GGTGATGCGTTCCCAGAGTTGAGGAAAGATCCAGAAATGGTGAAGGACATTATTAATGAGGAGGAAGGGCAGTTCCTCAAAACCCTCAGCAGGGGACGCCGTATCCTCGATAGGAAGATCACAAGTCTGGGAGACTGCAAGACCATCCCAG GTGATACAGCATGGCTGTTGTATGACACATATGGCTTCCCTCTGGACCTGACCGCCCTCATCGCAGAGGAGAAAGGCATGGCTGTGGACAGGACTGCCtttgaagaggagaagaaggcaGCGCAG ctgaagTCCCAGGGTAAGGGCGCAGGAGACGAGGACCACATCATGTTGGACATTTATGCCATTGAAGAGctgagaaacaaaaacatcccCACAACAGATGACTCTCCCAAATACAAATACACCGCGGACGAAAACGGCAAATATG AATTTGAGCAGGCCTCAGCCACAGTGCTGGCCCTGCGCCGTGACCGCGCCTTCTGCGATGAAGTGACCACAGGTCAGGAGTGCGGTGTGCTGCTGGACCAGACGTCCTTCTACGCCGAGCAGGGCGGACAGACATTTGATGAGGGCTACATGCTTCGCGAGGACGACAGCACAGGGGAT cGGATGGAGTTCACCGTCAAGAACACGCAGGTCCGAGGAGGTTACATTCTCCACGTAGGGACGGTCTATGGCACGCTGAAGGTTGGAGACCATGTTACCTTACGTGTAGATGAG GCTCGCCGCAGGCCCATCATGAGCAACCACACCGCCACACACATCTTGAACTTTGCCCTGCGGGGGGTTTTGGGGGAGGCAGACCAGAGGGGCTCCTTGGTTGCAGCTGACCGCTTGCGGTTTGACTTCACTGCTAAAGGTGCCCTGAGCACGGGGGAAGTCCGGCGCACTGAGGAGATCGCTTGCGCCTTGATAAAAGAAGCTAAG ACGGTGTACGCCATGGAAGCCCCACTCGCTAAAGCCAAGGCCATTCAGGGTCTGCGTGCCGTGTTTGATGAGACCTATCCTGACCCTGTGCGAGTCGTGTCTATTGGTATCCCCGTTGAGGACCTGCTGAAGGACCCTGACAGTGCTGCTGGTTCTCTCACCTCCATCGAGTTTTGTGGTGGAAC CCATCTGCAGAACTCGGGTCACGCCGCGCCGTTTGTCATCGTCTCAGAGGAGGCCATCGCTAAGGGCATCCGTCGCATTGTTGCTGTGACAGGAGCAGAGGCCCAGAAG GCCCAGAGGAAAGCTGACTCTCTGCACCAGTCTTTGTCTGCACTGGCAGACAAGGTGAAGCAGCAGACTGCTCCGAACAAGGACATTCAGAAAGAAATCGCTGACATGACGGAG tcaATAGGCACGGCTGTGATCTCCCAATGGTGGAAGGACGAGATGAGGGAAACCCTGAAGGGCCTGAAGAAGGTCATGGATGACCTGGACCGCACCTATAAGGGTGACATCCAGAAGAGAGTCCTGGAAAAGACCAGCGAGGTTATTGAAGGCAGCCCTAACCAACCACTGCTCATCATGGAGATGGAGACGGGAGCCTCAGCTAAG GCACTGAATGAGTCACTGAAGCTCCTGAAGTCGCACTCACCTCAGACTGCTGCGATGCTCTTCACTGTTGACCCAGATGCCGGCAAGATCACCTGCCTGTGTCAAGTCCCACAG gaTGTGGCCAAACGCGGTCTGAAGGCCAATGAGTGGGTGCAGGAGTTGTGCCCCCTGCTGGATGGCAAAGGGGGCGGCAAGGACACATCAGCTCAGGCCACGGGCAGAAACACAAAGTGCCTGCAGGAGGCGCTAGAGATGGCTAACGAGTTTGCACGTCTTAAACTGGGAGAAAActaa